One window of the Gemmatimonadota bacterium genome contains the following:
- a CDS encoding ABC transporter permease, whose amino-acid sequence MDLWQDVRFSFRRLFAAPWFTLAAVAALALGIGANTAVFTFVNAVLFRGLPFEDADRMMAVSSRTAQGGEIGVSYLDYLDFRDQSRSFDFLSGHLNASVNLADDEAVPERIQGAYVTGNFFRQLGASPVLGRDFRDDDDLPGAEPVVMLGHSVWENRYGRDPGVLGLSVRVNSLLATVVGVMPPGMRFPDNTDLWIPQSNLSAASETDNRGVRSFNVLGTLAAGVSMEQARDELAALGRGLAETYPDTNRDILPAITSFDEEVNGAEIRIVFLSLLGAVAFVLLIACANVAGLLLARSTERTREIAVRVSMGATRYRIVRQLLVESLLLALAAGALGLGLSVVGIRWFDSVTQNVGKPYWMEFTMDPVVFGYMAAVCIATALLFGLAPALHVSKTDVNEVLKEGTRGGSGGVRVRRWSSALIVGELVMTVVLLSGAAFMIRSFMNMYRMDLGIDTAGLVTMETYLPLTQYPELAPRWDVYRDFLDRLAVAPELQSAALVSALPLGGGGGSGVEVDGRPVEEGVTRPFVTVLSASQNYFDVLGVAAARGRAFAEADGSLGSEVAIVNERFVELHFPEGDPLGRQIRVGYEGAPVAEAPWLTVVGVVPSIRQQAVQELEPDPVVYLPLRFNPARTVYFVARSRGELPAVTSLVRENMRLVNPDLPFFSVRTMDQVLVEERWEFRIFGTMFSVLAGMALVLSAVGLYSVTAHSVSQRIREFGIRISLGAEPGQISMLALRRVLVQLAIGLPLGLLGGFGAGLILRSLLVQTGPTDPLPLLAVVVVMGTVAVLACLWPARRAARLDPVAALRIE is encoded by the coding sequence ATGGACCTCTGGCAGGACGTACGCTTCAGCTTCCGCCGTCTCTTCGCGGCACCCTGGTTCACTCTGGCCGCAGTGGCGGCTCTCGCGCTCGGGATCGGGGCGAACACTGCCGTCTTCACCTTCGTGAACGCAGTTCTCTTCCGCGGCCTCCCCTTCGAGGATGCCGACCGGATGATGGCTGTCTCGAGCCGGACCGCGCAGGGAGGAGAGATCGGGGTCTCGTACCTGGATTACCTGGACTTCAGGGACCAGAGCCGGTCGTTCGATTTCCTCAGCGGTCATTTGAATGCCTCCGTCAATCTCGCCGACGATGAGGCGGTCCCGGAACGGATCCAGGGCGCTTACGTGACGGGGAATTTTTTCCGGCAGCTGGGCGCGAGCCCCGTCCTCGGCCGGGACTTCCGGGACGACGACGATCTGCCCGGAGCCGAGCCCGTCGTGATGCTCGGGCACAGCGTGTGGGAGAACCGGTACGGTCGGGATCCGGGCGTTCTCGGACTCTCCGTCCGGGTCAACAGCCTTCTCGCGACGGTGGTCGGGGTCATGCCCCCCGGCATGCGGTTTCCCGACAACACCGACCTTTGGATCCCGCAGTCGAACCTCTCCGCTGCATCCGAAACGGACAACCGAGGGGTGCGCTCCTTCAATGTGCTCGGCACCCTCGCCGCGGGCGTGTCCATGGAACAGGCTCGCGATGAGCTCGCCGCGCTCGGAAGAGGCCTCGCGGAGACTTACCCGGACACCAACCGGGATATTCTTCCGGCAATCACATCCTTCGATGAAGAGGTGAACGGCGCGGAGATCCGGATCGTCTTTCTCTCCCTCCTCGGAGCCGTCGCCTTCGTCCTCCTCATCGCGTGTGCGAACGTGGCCGGGCTCCTCCTCGCCCGCTCGACCGAACGGACCCGGGAGATCGCCGTGCGGGTCTCCATGGGGGCCACCCGGTACCGGATCGTACGGCAGCTGCTCGTTGAAAGTCTCCTCCTCGCGCTCGCGGCCGGGGCCCTGGGGCTCGGCCTGTCGGTGGTGGGAATTCGGTGGTTCGACTCGGTCACGCAAAACGTCGGCAAGCCGTACTGGATGGAATTCACCATGGATCCCGTCGTCTTCGGTTACATGGCGGCGGTGTGCATCGCGACGGCGCTCCTCTTCGGCCTCGCACCCGCGCTCCACGTCTCGAAGACCGACGTGAACGAGGTCCTGAAGGAGGGGACTCGTGGAGGGAGCGGAGGGGTCCGGGTCCGCAGGTGGAGCAGCGCGCTGATCGTGGGGGAGCTCGTCATGACTGTAGTCCTCCTTTCGGGGGCCGCCTTCATGATCCGGAGCTTCATGAACATGTACCGCATGGATCTGGGAATCGACACCGCGGGACTCGTGACGATGGAGACTTACCTGCCGCTGACGCAGTATCCAGAGCTCGCTCCCCGGTGGGATGTCTATCGCGACTTCCTGGACCGACTGGCGGTCGCGCCGGAGTTGCAATCGGCGGCTCTGGTGAGCGCACTTCCATTGGGCGGTGGAGGCGGCTCCGGGGTGGAGGTGGATGGGCGACCCGTCGAGGAGGGAGTGACCCGCCCCTTCGTGACGGTGCTCTCGGCGAGTCAGAACTACTTCGATGTCCTGGGCGTCGCGGCCGCGCGCGGGAGGGCCTTTGCGGAGGCCGACGGATCGCTGGGCTCGGAGGTGGCGATCGTGAACGAGCGATTCGTGGAGCTGCACTTCCCGGAGGGAGATCCGCTCGGGCGGCAGATCCGGGTGGGATACGAAGGAGCCCCGGTCGCAGAAGCGCCCTGGCTCACCGTGGTCGGGGTGGTGCCCTCGATCCGGCAGCAAGCGGTTCAGGAGCTCGAGCCGGATCCGGTGGTGTACCTCCCGCTCCGATTCAACCCCGCTCGGACCGTATACTTTGTCGCACGGTCCCGCGGAGAGCTGCCGGCCGTGACCAGCCTGGTCCGCGAGAACATGCGGCTCGTGAATCCCGATCTTCCCTTCTTCAGCGTCCGTACGATGGATCAGGTCTTGGTCGAAGAGCGGTGGGAATTCCGGATTTTCGGGACGATGTTTTCGGTCTTGGCCGGGATGGCCCTCGTCCTTTCGGCGGTTGGGCTCTATTCGGTCACGGCACACTCGGTCAGCCAGCGGATTCGGGAATTCGGGATCCGGATCTCGCTCGGCGCCGAGCCCGGCCAGATCTCGATGCTGGCGCTCCGCAGGGTGCTGGTGCAGCTCGCGATCGGGCTCCCGCTGGGCCTCCTCGGGGGATTCGGGGCGGGGCTGATCCTGCGGAGCCTTCTCGTGCAGACGGGACCCACCGATCCCCTCCCGCTACTCGCGGTCGTGGTCGTGATGGGGACGGTCGCGGTCCTCGCCTGTCTCTGGCCCGCGCGCAGGGCCGCCCGACTCGACCCGGTGGCGGCGCTCCGAATCGAATAA